TGCCGAAGCCGAAAATTTCCATCCCTCGCAGTCGCAGCAGCCACCTCTCGCCAAACtccctcttcgcgccgccgcccgccattgccgccgccaccaccaccgtgcCCGAGCTCGCCGACCACCACCCCGCCGTGGCTCGCGCGAGATGCGTTCACGCGAGCCCCTGAGCGCTCCCTCGCAATGAACCCGGGCGCTCGCCCGCCCGCGTTGCAGACGCTCTCCGCCCGCCTCTGGCCGCGCAGGCGGCTCTGCGGAGTCCACGCGGGGAGCCGGAGCGGGGGCGAGGGGCCTGGAGCTAGggagagtggtggtggtgacgtTCGCATTggaaggggggaggaggaggaggagggagggttGGATGGCGGACGCGTCCCGCAGGAAGTGCTGCTCCGGCTGCCGACGCCGCCCGGCCGGGCTGAGaccgacgacgatgatggcgaAAACTTGTCCCCTGGCGCGGGGTCCGGTTCCAGGAGGAGGTTCTTTGAGGAGCTGAGGTTGAAGGCGGATAGGATTGTCAAGATCCTGCTTCAGGATGGCCCGGGGTTCAACACCCGCCAGGCGCTCGACGAAATGCGCCCGAGGGTGTCCAATGCCCTTGTGAGGGAAGTGCTGCTCAAATTTGTTGTCTCGATCGATGGCGTGAACCGCGCTAGGTACCCGAGGCTGGCTTACAAGTTCTTCCTGTGGGCGGAGGAACAGGAGGGGTACCGGCACGGCACGAGCATGTACAACCTCATCTTGAAGATCTTTGCGGAGTGTGGGGAGCTCAAGGCGATGTGGCGGCTGCTTGAGGATATGACAGATAAGGGGCTGCCTGTGTCTTCCCGGACGTTCCACCTCTTGGTATGCACATCGGGGCGGGCTGGATTGAGGCGGAGGCTGGTGGAGAGGTTCATCAAGTCAAGTAATTTCAATTATCGCCCATTTAGGAATTCATTCAATGCGATACTGCACACTCTGCTGACCATAGAGCAGTATTCGTTGATTGAGTGGGTTCACCAGAAAATGATCGCCGAGGGGCACTCACCTGATGTTTTGACATACAACGTGGTGATGCGTGCCAAGTATATGCTCAGGAAATTGGATCAGTTCCATAAGTTGCTTGATGAGATGGGAAAAAATGGGCTTGCACCTGACCTCTATACGTACAATCTTTTGCTTCATGTGCTTGGTAAAGGAGACAAACCACTTGCTGCTCTCAATTTACTGAACTATATGAGCGATGTTGGCTGTGTACCGACTGTGCTCCATTTCACAAACTTGATAGATGGTCTCAGCCGTGCTGGCAACCTAGAAGCTTGCAAGTATTTCTTCGATGAGATGGTCAAGAAAGGGTGTCAACCAGATGTTGTTTGCTACACAGTTATGATCACAGGTTATGTGGCAGCTGGGGAATTCGATGAAGCCCAGAAGTTCTTCGATGATATGTTGCTGAGAGGGCAGCTTCCGAATGTGTACACATACAATTCCATGATATGCGGACTTTGCATAGTAGGAGAATTTGATAAAGCATGCTCTCTGCTGAAGGACATGGAGTCGCGAGGATGCACTCCAAACTTTACAGTGTATAGTACTCTAGTGAGTAGGTTGCGAAATGCTGGGAAGGATTCTGAAGCTAACAATATCATTCAGTACATGACAAATAAGGGTCATTATCTTCATTTATTGTCAAGGTTCAGGAGATATAGAAGATGCTGATATGTGAGGCCCCATAGTCAGTTACATTGTAATTTTGTTGTATTGTTTCCAACTTGGAAAGATGGATCATAAGGGAGTACTTTGTGAGGTAACCATTCGCACTCTAACTGTTACTCTAGCACATAGGGTTCCTTATCTATTTATTCAGTACAGAAATGCAACACTGTATACTTAAACTGTTTTACGCACTAATGGAATGGGATAGGATGGGGTGGCCTGGCGTGTCCTAAATCCTAACCGACTCATGATGGAGGAGTTCAACCCTGATTTACTAGTCCTAAATAGGAAACCCAACCTTAGTTCTGTTGCAATGTAGTACACAATATTTGATTTACTTCCACTTCTGGTCTCCTGAACCAGATTACATCCAATCTTTTGTTTTCAATATACTTTTTACAGTGCCAAGAACTTATGCTCAACAAAATATGGGGCATATCATTTTGCTAAATTACAACAGAACTTAGGCTTTTGATTCGGTTGGATGCAAAGCACACCGTATTTCTCTCAATTCTCATTTCTGTCAACCCTAGCATAGGTTTAGCTTAGTGGATTATATGTCATAGATCAGATAAGATCCATATAAACATTGTGCATTATCTTGCAGCACTAAGAGATGAAAAGCCTATGCAATCTTGTCCCTTAATGATGCTCTTTAGGTCATTAGCATCTCTCGTCACAGATTGCTTTTATCATTATGCATTTATGTAATGTATGATTAAAAATTCTCAGTGTCTTAAAAAGATAGCAACAAATTAACACACCGTTAAGACTGCCTCCAGTCACAAATAAGTGACATTTTTGGCAGCGACAAAGTCTCCAAACACAGCCACAACTTCTAATATCTATTGTGATATATTATACACACGGTAAAATGCTATATAAAATAGAAATATTTAAGCAAAATATACACACACCATTTTCGCATGTCCAGTTTAAGTATTTATAGAGATAGCGATTGTTAAGCTCTTAATGTTTGGTTGCATCTACCCTGGCCTGAATCACCACTATCTTTTACTGGAGGGGATATTAAATATTGTTTAAGTCAGTTTCAACCTTGGTATCTCTGACTCTGGTCATCCATTATTTTTtgttggaaaaaaatatttgaattaatCAATACGATAGGTACAGGCCTGCAAAGATTCATCAAATTAGCAATGTTCTCTAAGTTCTTTTAGTTGCCAAATTGACTTTGGCATCATAAACATAAAGCATTAAAGTTGATGATATTGTCATATGTGAAGACAAATTGCTGAGTTACAGCGTGTTGATGTTAATAGAGCAATTGACaggttgtaattttttttttgtaactgTAAGCAATATTACTTACGTGTACCAATATGTTCTTTACAGTATTATGGTACAGAGTAATTTCACATAAAACATCGATCAAAAGTCCAAGGTATTGGCTGTTTCACTTGCAGATGGGAGAGACACTATGCAATGGtgttatatatttcataattttatcatttcttctcttctttcttttcctctttcttctcctccttcttctcttccttcttctcttctttcttctcctctttcttttcttccttcttctcttcttttgcAGGTCCAACAGACACAATGTcaatcttcccaatcttctttAACTTCTTTGCAATTGCCACTGTGTCCATTT
Above is a window of Oryza sativa Japonica Group chromosome 10, ASM3414082v1 DNA encoding:
- the LOC4349063 gene encoding pentatricopeptide repeat-containing protein At3g60050; protein product: MNPGARPPALQTLSARLWPRRRLCGVHAGSRSGGEGPGARESGGGDVRIGRGEEEEEGGLDGGRVPQEVLLRLPTPPGRAETDDDDGENLSPGAGSGSRRRFFEELRLKADRIVKILLQDGPGFNTRQALDEMRPRVSNALVREVLLKFVVSIDGVNRARYPRLAYKFFLWAEEQEGYRHGTSMYNLILKIFAECGELKAMWRLLEDMTDKGLPVSSRTFHLLVCTSGRAGLRRRLVERFIKSSNFNYRPFRNSFNAILHTLLTIEQYSLIEWVHQKMIAEGHSPDVLTYNVVMRAKYMLRKLDQFHKLLDEMGKNGLAPDLYTYNLLLHVLGKGDKPLAALNLLNYMSDVGCVPTVLHFTNLIDGLSRAGNLEACKYFFDEMVKKGCQPDVVCYTVMITGYVAAGEFDEAQKFFDDMLLRGQLPNVYTYNSMICGLCIVGEFDKACSLLKDMESRGCTPNFTVYSTLVSRLRNAGKDSEANNIIQYMTNKGHYLHLLSRFRRYRRC
- the LOC4349064 gene encoding heavy metal-associated isoprenylated plant protein 39 isoform X2 encodes the protein MAQQKVVLRVPTMTDDKIKQKAIEAVADIYGIDSIAADLKDNKMTIIGEMDTVAIAKKLKKIGKIDIVSVGPAKEEKKEEKKEEKKEEKKEEKKEEKKEEKKEEKK
- the LOC4349064 gene encoding heavy metal-associated isoprenylated plant protein 39 isoform X3 encodes the protein MAQKVVLRVPTMTDDKIKQKAIEAVADIYGIDSIAADLKDNKMTIIGEMDTVAIAKKLKKIGKIDIVSVGPAKEEKKEEKKEEKKEEKKEEKKEEKKEEKKEEKK